One region of Chlamydia psittaci 6BC genomic DNA includes:
- the lpxD gene encoding UDP-3-O-(3-hydroxymyristoyl)glucosamine N-acyltransferase gives MPQELVYTLQQLADLLKVEVQGNTETPISGVEEISAAKAHHVTFLDNEKYARFIKITEAGAIILSKAQAQKYGHLNKNFLIVSEFPSIAFQKCIELFISPVDSGFPGIHPTAVIHPTASIGKDVCIEPYAVICQHACIGDSTYIGTGSVIGAYSTLGEHCLIHPRVVIRERVEMGKRVIVQPGAVIGSCGFGYITNAFGRHKHLKHLGKVIIEDDVEIGANTTIDRGRFKNSIIREGTKIDNQVQIAHHVEVGKHSMIVAQAGIAGSTKIGNHVIIGGQTGITGHISITDHVIMMAQTGVTKSISSPGIYGGAPARPYQEIHRQVAKIRSLPKLEERLGMLEEKVKGLSAQSEELQITPS, from the coding sequence ATGCCTCAAGAGCTGGTCTATACTCTTCAACAGTTAGCAGACTTATTAAAAGTTGAAGTTCAAGGAAATACAGAAACTCCTATTTCTGGTGTTGAAGAGATAAGTGCAGCTAAAGCTCACCATGTCACTTTTCTTGATAATGAAAAATATGCTCGTTTTATAAAGATTACTGAAGCTGGAGCTATTATTTTATCAAAGGCTCAAGCTCAAAAGTACGGTCATTTAAATAAGAATTTCCTTATAGTTTCAGAATTCCCTTCTATAGCTTTCCAGAAATGTATCGAATTATTCATTTCTCCTGTTGACTCAGGATTCCCAGGAATTCACCCTACAGCTGTTATCCATCCAACAGCATCCATAGGCAAGGATGTTTGTATAGAGCCCTATGCTGTTATATGCCAACACGCATGTATTGGAGATTCTACCTACATTGGGACTGGTAGTGTTATAGGTGCGTATTCTACTCTTGGAGAACATTGCTTAATACATCCTAGAGTAGTAATTCGCGAACGTGTAGAGATGGGTAAGCGTGTGATCGTCCAACCTGGTGCTGTTATCGGTTCATGTGGTTTTGGTTACATTACCAATGCTTTTGGCCGGCATAAACATCTTAAGCATTTGGGGAAAGTGATTATCGAAGATGATGTTGAAATAGGAGCGAATACTACCATAGATAGGGGTCGTTTCAAAAATAGCATCATACGTGAAGGTACCAAAATCGACAATCAAGTGCAGATAGCTCACCATGTAGAAGTTGGGAAGCATAGCATGATTGTTGCACAAGCAGGAATCGCTGGTTCTACAAAAATTGGTAACCACGTGATTATTGGAGGGCAAACAGGAATTACAGGTCATATTTCAATCACAGACCATGTAATTATGATGGCTCAAACAGGAGTTACTAAATCTATAAGTTCTCCTGGTATCTATGGAGGAGCTCCTGCTCGTCCATATCAAGAAATTCATCGTCAAGTTGCTAAAATCCGTAGCCTACCTAAATTAGAAGAACGTTTAGGAATGTTAGAAGAAAAAGTTAAGGGATTATCTGCACAATCTGAAGAATTACAAATAACCCCTTCATAG
- the pdhA gene encoding pyruvate dehydrogenase (acetyl-transferring) E1 component subunit alpha codes for MPDAFHYNIASQESDEATVKNIIDIYGSSRCVELLKYMLLIREFETRGEEAYLEGLVGGFYHSYSGQEAVATAALANTGLDQWFFSSYRCHALAILLNIPLRSLAAELLGKETGCALGRGGSMHMCGPNFPGGFGIVGGQIPLAAGAAFAIKYRCEDKISLGFIGDGAVAQGVFHETLNFTALHNLPLMLIIENNGWGMGTALNRAIAKQPIGESQGASYGIRSFTLNGFDLFNCLLGFKEAYEYMQKTRLPVIVECLCSRFRGHSISDPNLYRSKEEMQCLIKKDPIMFAKKWLINLGVISEESFQALREECKNEVLKAFTEAKSDPEPTIATLEEGVYA; via the coding sequence ATGCCCGACGCTTTTCATTACAATATCGCTTCTCAAGAATCTGATGAGGCAACTGTAAAAAATATTATCGATATATATGGCTCCTCTCGTTGTGTAGAACTCTTGAAATACATGCTACTCATTCGTGAGTTTGAAACACGAGGAGAAGAGGCTTATTTGGAAGGTTTAGTTGGTGGTTTTTACCACTCCTATAGTGGTCAAGAAGCGGTTGCGACCGCAGCATTGGCTAATACAGGATTAGATCAGTGGTTTTTCTCTTCCTACCGCTGTCACGCTCTTGCCATATTACTGAATATCCCCTTGCGCTCCCTTGCAGCAGAATTACTAGGTAAAGAAACCGGTTGCGCGTTAGGTCGAGGCGGGTCCATGCATATGTGTGGTCCGAATTTTCCAGGAGGATTTGGAATCGTAGGAGGTCAAATTCCCCTAGCCGCTGGAGCGGCATTCGCTATCAAATATCGGTGTGAAGATAAGATCTCCCTAGGATTCATTGGAGATGGAGCTGTTGCTCAAGGAGTATTTCACGAAACATTGAATTTTACTGCTCTACATAACCTCCCCTTAATGCTGATTATAGAAAATAATGGCTGGGGCATGGGGACCGCTCTCAATCGTGCTATTGCAAAACAACCGATAGGAGAATCCCAAGGGGCTTCTTACGGTATACGCTCATTCACGTTAAACGGCTTTGATCTTTTCAATTGTCTTTTAGGCTTTAAAGAAGCTTATGAGTACATGCAAAAAACGCGGCTTCCAGTCATTGTTGAATGCTTATGTTCTCGATTTAGAGGACACTCCATTTCTGATCCCAACTTGTATAGAAGTAAAGAAGAAATGCAATGCCTTATAAAAAAAGATCCTATCATGTTCGCTAAAAAATGGCTGATCAACTTGGGAGTAATCTCAGAAGAAAGTTTTCAAGCATTACGTGAAGAATGTAAGAACGAGGTTTTAAAAGCTTTTACTGAAGCAAAATCAGATCCAGAACCCACGATTGCCACATTAGAAGAGGGTGTGTATGCCTAA
- a CDS encoding alpha-ketoacid dehydrogenase subunit beta gives MPKYVTLEIREAIREAIDEEMARDPNVCILGEEVAEYNGAYKVTKGLLDKWSSSRVIDTPISEAAFAGIGIGAALTGLRPIIEFMSWNFSLVAADQIISHAAKMHYMTGGIFSVPIVFRGPNGAAAQVSCQHSHCVEALYANIPGLIVIAPSNSYDAKGLLKSAIRNDNPVLFLENELEYNLKCEVPVEEYLIPIGKSRVVEEGKDLTIITYGRMVSIVKQAVKVAKQRYGLSIEILDLRTIKPLDISGIFSSVKKTGNCIVVEEGHYFAGISAEIITEITEHIFDYLDSPPLRVCQRETPMPYNKTLEQATLPNVNRILDTIEKIMR, from the coding sequence ATGCCTAAGTATGTTACATTAGAAATCCGAGAAGCTATTAGAGAAGCTATTGATGAAGAGATGGCGAGGGATCCTAATGTATGTATACTAGGAGAAGAAGTCGCTGAATATAACGGTGCTTATAAAGTTACAAAAGGCCTTTTAGATAAGTGGTCATCATCAAGAGTTATTGATACACCAATTAGTGAAGCGGCATTCGCTGGTATAGGGATTGGAGCGGCATTAACCGGTTTGCGTCCAATTATAGAATTTATGAGTTGGAATTTCTCTTTAGTAGCTGCAGATCAAATTATTTCACATGCTGCAAAAATGCATTATATGACTGGAGGAATCTTCTCAGTTCCCATCGTATTTCGTGGTCCTAATGGTGCTGCAGCACAAGTATCTTGTCAGCACTCTCATTGTGTTGAGGCCCTATATGCTAATATCCCGGGTTTAATTGTTATTGCCCCATCGAATTCTTATGATGCTAAAGGACTATTAAAATCTGCTATTAGAAATGACAATCCTGTTCTCTTCTTAGAAAATGAGTTAGAGTATAATCTCAAATGCGAAGTCCCCGTCGAAGAATACTTAATCCCTATTGGGAAGTCTCGAGTTGTAGAAGAGGGTAAGGATTTAACAATTATCACCTACGGTCGAATGGTTTCTATCGTAAAACAAGCTGTAAAGGTTGCTAAACAGCGTTATGGTCTTTCTATAGAAATTCTTGATCTACGCACAATTAAGCCACTAGATATCTCTGGAATATTTTCTTCAGTAAAGAAAACAGGAAATTGTATAGTTGTAGAAGAGGGTCATTACTTTGCAGGGATCTCTGCGGAAATCATTACGGAAATTACAGAACATATTTTTGATTACCTAGATAGCCCTCCTTTAAGAGTGTGCCAAAGAGAAACTCCTATGCCGTACAACAAGACATTAGAGCAAGCAACTCTGCCCAATGTGAATCGTATTTTAGACACTATCGAAAAAATCATGAGGTAA
- a CDS encoding OmpH family outer membrane protein: protein MKKSLSSVFLTFLTLAGMQQVFADESSSECRLGVVSLKRCLEESAFGKKETEELENMKQQFSKNSEKMEEELSSLYNKLQDEDYIESLSTSAAEELRKKFEDLSAEYNALQSQYYQMLNQTNMKRVQKLIQEVKKASAKVREKTGLFAILNDEVVLSIDSSADKTDEIIKILDESFKNN, encoded by the coding sequence ATGAAAAAATCATTAAGCTCTGTTTTTCTCACTTTTCTAACTTTAGCGGGTATGCAGCAAGTTTTTGCTGATGAAAGCTCTAGCGAGTGTCGCTTAGGCGTTGTCAGTTTGAAACGTTGTTTAGAGGAATCTGCTTTTGGGAAAAAAGAAACCGAAGAGCTAGAAAACATGAAACAACAGTTCTCAAAAAATTCTGAAAAAATGGAAGAAGAACTGTCGTCACTTTATAATAAATTACAAGACGAAGATTATATCGAGAGTCTCTCTACTTCAGCTGCTGAAGAATTAAGAAAAAAGTTTGAGGATCTTTCCGCAGAATATAATGCCTTACAATCGCAATACTACCAAATGTTGAACCAAACCAATATGAAAAGGGTTCAAAAGCTCATACAAGAAGTAAAAAAAGCTTCTGCAAAAGTAAGAGAAAAAACAGGTTTGTTCGCGATCTTGAACGACGAAGTGGTTCTATCCATTGATTCTAGTGCTGATAAAACTGATGAGATTATCAAAATTCTTGATGAATCTTTCAAAAATAACTAA